The following are encoded together in the Bacillus sp. NP157 genome:
- a CDS encoding lipid-A-disaccharide synthase N-terminal domain-containing protein, whose protein sequence is MHEALAELHMITLTPWKIIGLIGTLLFTARWFVQFYATKKNKKVTVPMSFWYLSVSGSVLTLAYFIWGKNDSVGIIQTAFPMLVSFYNVFAHLKHKDVAETTRPGGPEDN, encoded by the coding sequence ATGCACGAAGCCCTTGCCGAACTCCACATGATCACGCTCACGCCGTGGAAGATCATTGGCCTCATCGGCACCCTGTTGTTCACCGCGCGCTGGTTCGTGCAGTTCTACGCCACGAAGAAGAACAAGAAGGTGACCGTGCCGATGTCGTTCTGGTACCTGTCGGTGAGCGGCAGCGTGCTCACCCTGGCGTACTTCATCTGGGGCAAGAACGATTCGGTCGGCATCATCCAGACCGCGTTCCCGATGCTGGTGTCGTTCTACAACGTGTTCGCGCACCTCAAGCACAAGGACGTGGCGGAGACGACCCGGCCGGGTGGCCCCGAAGACAACTGA